One Bacillus sp. 1780r2a1 DNA segment encodes these proteins:
- a CDS encoding ABC transporter permease, translated as MLKYISKRLLYMFLSLFLIVSATFFLMRAAPGGPFSAEKKLPPEIQANLNEFYGFDQPLYVQYFDYLKSVATLDFGPSFKYKGQTVNDLISNGFPVSFMLGMEAILLALALGVLLGVISALKHNKWQDYTAMIIAVLGISVPSFIMATALQYFLAMKLGIFPVARWESWAHTFLPALALASTPMAFIARLTRSSMLEVLSNDYIRTAKAKGLSKSVITVKHAMRNAMLPVVSYIGPLTAGILTGSFVIEKIFGIPGLGLHFVTSITNRDYTVIMGVTVFYSILLLASVLIVDILYGLIDPRIKLSGGKKGA; from the coding sequence ATGCTTAAATATATTAGTAAACGTTTGTTGTACATGTTCCTATCGCTTTTCCTTATTGTTTCAGCAACGTTCTTCTTAATGAGAGCAGCACCTGGGGGACCATTCTCAGCAGAGAAAAAGCTTCCACCAGAAATTCAAGCAAACCTAAATGAATTCTACGGGTTTGATCAACCACTATATGTTCAATACTTCGACTATCTAAAATCTGTTGCAACCCTTGATTTCGGACCATCGTTTAAATACAAAGGTCAAACAGTTAATGATCTAATTAGCAACGGTTTTCCAGTTTCTTTTATGCTAGGAATGGAAGCTATTTTATTAGCGCTTGCACTTGGAGTGCTGTTAGGAGTCATTTCGGCTTTAAAACATAATAAATGGCAGGACTACACGGCGATGATTATTGCAGTGCTTGGAATATCGGTACCAAGCTTTATCATGGCAACAGCATTACAATATTTCCTGGCTATGAAATTAGGGATTTTTCCGGTTGCGCGTTGGGAATCATGGGCACATACATTTTTGCCAGCCCTCGCTTTAGCATCTACTCCAATGGCGTTCATCGCAAGGTTAACGCGTTCCAGTATGCTTGAAGTTCTGAGTAATGATTATATTCGAACAGCAAAAGCAAAAGGTTTAAGTAAATCAGTTATTACGGTGAAGCATGCAATGCGAAACGCTATGCTACCAGTTGTTTCTTACATTGGACCACTGACAGCAGGTATTTTAACAGGAAGTTTCGTTATTGAAAAAATCTTTGGTATTCCAGGCTTAGGCCTTCACTTCGTAACAAGCATTACAAACCGTGACTACACGGTTATCATGGGCGTAACGGTCTTCTATAGTATCTTATTATTAGCGTCTGTTTTAATCGTTGATATCCTATACGGATTAATTGATCCACGTATTAAGCTAAGCGGCGGAAAGAAAGGAGCGTAA
- a CDS encoding ABC transporter permease, whose translation MQQIPKNMFEPASVDANEAEKISKPSLSFWKDVGLRFRENKLAMFGVILLALLVFMAIFGPMMTPYDYKTNDLMNTNQPPSSEHWFGTDDLGRDVFTRTWEGARISLFIGLSAALIDLFIGVIWGSISGYRGGRTDEAMMRFADILYGVPYLLLVILLMVVLEQGLGTMILAMTITGWINMARIVRGQVLQLKNQEYVMAAQTLGADTKRILFKHLIPNSMGPILVTMTLTIPSAIFTEAFLSYLGLGVPAPLASWGTMASDGLPALEYYPWRLFFPATFICLTILAFNVIGDGLRDALDPKLRK comes from the coding sequence ATGCAACAAATTCCAAAAAATATGTTTGAACCAGCATCAGTTGATGCAAACGAAGCAGAGAAGATTTCAAAGCCAAGTTTATCATTTTGGAAAGATGTAGGCTTGCGCTTTCGAGAAAATAAATTAGCGATGTTTGGTGTTATATTACTAGCCTTATTAGTATTCATGGCAATTTTCGGGCCGATGATGACGCCTTATGATTACAAAACAAATGACTTAATGAATACGAACCAACCACCTTCATCAGAACATTGGTTTGGAACAGATGACCTTGGTCGTGATGTGTTTACAAGAACATGGGAAGGTGCGCGTATCTCGTTATTTATCGGTTTATCTGCGGCTTTAATTGATTTATTCATCGGTGTTATTTGGGGAAGTATTTCTGGATATCGCGGTGGACGTACAGATGAAGCAATGATGCGTTTTGCAGATATTTTATACGGTGTTCCATATTTGCTTCTTGTTATTCTTTTAATGGTTGTATTAGAGCAAGGTTTAGGTACAATGATTCTTGCGATGACCATCACTGGATGGATTAACATGGCACGTATCGTTCGTGGACAAGTACTACAGTTGAAAAACCAAGAGTACGTGATGGCAGCTCAAACGCTTGGAGCAGATACAAAACGAATTTTATTTAAGCACTTAATTCCAAACTCGATGGGACCAATTTTGGTAACAATGACGTTAACAATTCCATCAGCAATTTTTACAGAAGCTTTCTTAAGTTATTTAGGACTAGGTGTTCCTGCACCTCTTGCAAGTTGGGGAACAATGGCTTCTGATGGATTACCAGCATTAGAATACTATCCATGGCGTTTATTCTTCCCAGCAACGTTTATCTGCTTAACAATCTTAGCATTTAACGTAATTGGTGACGGACTGCGCGATGCATTAGATCCAAAACTACGTAAGTAA